In Ruminococcus albus 7 = DSM 20455, the genomic window GGGTCACTTGTTGGTTTAAACTTAAAAATATTTATTGTTTCAAATTCCTCATCGAAAGTTTCGACCATTATCTTTTGAATGTACAAAGATTCATTTACTTCTTGACCGTCGGTCAAATCATCTCCATCGGAATCTGGCTTATTGGGATTTGTAAAAACCAATTTTCCGTTTGGGAGTGGAATACCTGAAATATACTCTATATCATTAGGAAGACCATCACCATCGCTGTCCTCCATCTCTCTAAAGTCAGTCATATTATTGTAAGCATAACTCTCGTATATTTTAGTAAGTCCCTCTGCTGTAGTTGCTGTAAGAGGTGTTCCACCTGTATCATTAGCGTATTGTTTTAACAGCTGGCTATTAGCCCCGGAACCAAGTGCAACTGTATGTATTCTTATTCCATTGTTTTTACAATATTTTATATTATCATCGGAAACATTTACATCTCCATCGGAAAGAAGGATAATATTTTTCTTTCCATAAACATGATTTAATTCATCAATAGCAATATCAATAGCACTGTTAGCATTCGTTCCTCCTCTATTGTAGAAGGAAGCCTTACCGCTTAATGTACGCTTATTATTTGTCATTTCGCACTCCTCAGATGCTGATGATTCGAAAGTAATAATACTTGCGTTGTCAAAAACAAACATTGACTCAACATAATTCTGTACTGCTATGTTTCTATAACAAGTTAATACACCATTATCGTCTTTAAAGCTTTTGTCATTGGTTGACATACTTCCGGAGCAATCAACGCATATTGCAGTATATGAAGGAATTGCAGAAAAAATAGCGGCGTAGGAATTATAGATTTTTCTCCAGTTATTAAACCATTCTGTTTTATCTACAACCATATACTTACTAAAATGTTCCGTTTCAATGGAAACAATAGAGTTTTCACTATCATAGAAGGTATCAAGTTCTACAAACTCTTTTTTCTTTTCATCATACCATAAAAACATCAGATTGTCAAACTCTGTATCGCCCAGCTTGCTCTGATCTATTTTAAAGCTCAAAGTAGCTTTTTTATATTCTGATGAAATTTTAATAGAGAAAGGTTCTCCAACAAGTCCCACAACATCTGTACACATTTTGTCTTTGTTCATGACACTTTTAATTTTTGCAGTCTTCTGAAGATTACCCGTACCCTCCATAGAAACGATAACTTCTGTTACAGCACAATCCTCGTTCTCTACCTTGTGGGTAAATGTCTGAGAACGTCTCTCTTCGCCGTCAAGTTCACCATCATCGTCAGTATCGGGATCGTTGGGGTCTGTACCGAAATATATCTCGTCATCATCATTCAGACCGTCCTTGTCGGTATCCATTTCGAGAGGATCAGTGTAATATTTATCACCCTCTTCGCCGTCTTTGAGGTTATCTCCGTCGGTATCATCAGCATAAGGTCTTGTGCCTATCTCATATTCACGACCGTTTGAAAGACCATCTTCATCGTAATCTTCATCGTAATCAGATACGCCATTATTGTCTGTATCGATTTTCAAAGGATCGGTTCCGAGAGAAAGTACTTCATATCCATCAGGCAGAAGATCTCCGTCAGTATCAGCCTCATAAGGCTTTGTACCTATTTCCTTTTCTATAATGTTTGGCAGACCGT contains:
- a CDS encoding amidase domain-containing protein — protein: MDQKRSKNQKRIVSGLLSLAMITTSMSAVLPASADSASKQEAYPYAIFAADELGGIKLDLNYLTVNGNACTNGVYSTTAKYPNVNGTILENEALAVDEVVTDDENATDAQDSAKAFDISRDMIYIHNKLMTGWFNNGRNFDNDYTLSEMNINLNSPVYVTGKMSYNGNMALNTAIGAVSDVTLSGGNLNGNNAVIYSKFGDIKIDESQASMNGLIYAPFGTVTIDCDNFNLNGIIIAQNVVISSRYGANINYSNTWAEFVGTETEELSWTFADWKYLADTDKDGLPNIIEKEIGTKPYEADTDGDLLPDGYEVLSLGTDPLKIDTDNNGVSDYDEDYDEDGLSNGREYEIGTRPYADDTDGDNLKDGEEGDKYYTDPLEMDTDKDGLNDDDEIYFGTDPNDPDTDDDGELDGEERRSQTFTHKVENEDCAVTEVIVSMEGTGNLQKTAKIKSVMNKDKMCTDVVGLVGEPFSIKISSEYKKATLSFKIDQSKLGDTEFDNLMFLWYDEKKKEFVELDTFYDSENSIVSIETEHFSKYMVVDKTEWFNNWRKIYNSYAAIFSAIPSYTAICVDCSGSMSTNDKSFKDDNGVLTCYRNIAVQNYVESMFVFDNASIITFESSASEECEMTNNKRTLSGKASFYNRGGTNANSAIDIAIDELNHVYGKKNIILLSDGDVNVSDDNIKYCKNNGIRIHTVALGSGANSQLLKQYANDTGGTPLTATTAEGLTKIYESYAYNNMTDFREMEDSDGDGLPNDIEYISGIPLPNGKLVFTNPNKPDSDGDDLTDGQEVNESLYIQKIMVETFDEEFETINIFKFKPTSDPTDPDTDDDELDDYHELIAATNAFDDDTDDDGALDGRDKYPLNLSDTIYDRNAAYEYSQKYYNTFNSEYPRIDSDCANFVSQCVYAGGMQMNSLWYVKKNNLFDYITTVWGDRAQDLSLKWSLKWTDAEAQYKYFKETYSIAYYKINRGDSISDFVQNHLEIKVGDTLYFHNVHKPKKEVTHATIISKIDDSEIYYAGHSNPASMTPLSDKIMTPDEDTEDPNDYLYDYVYIVQMSDAL